In Paenibacillus durus, the DNA window TGGCAGCCTGCGTACTTGTGCCTCTCTTCATGACGTTGCTTACGGCGGCTACGGGAACGGAACGCTATGCCAACACGGAGTTTGTGTTCAAGTCCGCTTCGAATATGTGGGGCTTGTTGTTTTTTATTGTTCCGCTTATGGTCAGCTTGATCGTAGCGGATGATTTTACGGATGGAACGCTAAAAAACACGGTGACTTACGGCATTACCCGAAGCACTGTTTTTTACGGAAAATGGATCATGGAGCTTCTGTTTTGGGCAATCGCCTGGGCAGTGACCTATATTGTACTTGCGTTAGGTGTGTTTCTGCTTTTGCCCAACAACGGAACGTCCAGCTTTATTGGATTTACATCTTCCATCGCTGGTGTGCTGCCGTTGACTCTGGCCGCTTTGGCTGTTTCCCATTGTCTTTGTTTTCTGACCGGTAAGCTTTTGACCCACCTGGTGTCTTATGCCGTCATTATCATTGTCCTGCCCGAGATGTATTACATGTTTGCCAATGGAGTATCCGCATTAAGAGAGGTTGTGAACACCGTGCCGCTGTTCCCCTATGCCGCAGCCCATGACTTCGCCTGGCTGAAGCCGAACGGATTGATCCTCTGCTGGACAATCGGAATGGCGTATGTACTCGTTGCGTTCATGGTCAGCTCCATACGGGTGGAGACGAAAGAATTCAAATAAACCGAAGGAGCGTAACAGAGATGGGGTCCGTCGTGTTCGCAGGTGCGGCTATCCTTTTTGCCGCGCTCTATTTATTGCTCCGCAGATCCGTTAAACTGGCGGCAGAGCAAATCCGACACATTCAGTTCGATCTACGTACGAACCGGCTTATCCACTTTCGTTCGCCGGACAAGCAACTGGAAGCGCTGTTGGTTGAAGTTAACCGTCTTCTTTCCGCCAGGCAGGCCGAGCGGATCCTCCATGAAAGAAAGGAACGGCAAATTCGCAAGCAGATTGCCAACATAACTCATGACTTGCGCACCCCGCTAACTTCGATGCTCGGATATATCGAGCTGTTGCAGGAGGATAACATTTCTGCCGAAGAGGCTCAGGAATATTTAACTGTTGTGGAGAACCGCGCCAAGGCCTTGCGGTCGCTAATCGGCGGTTTTTATGATTTATCCCGAATTGAAGCAGGCGACTATCCTGTCCTTTTGCATAAAGTCAATCTGCAAGTTTTGCTGAAACGGGCTTTGTTCGATTTTTACCCGGAAATTACTGCTGCGGGTTTTCAAGTCACCCTTGACCTTTCGGAAGGGAATTGCTCCGTGATAGCGGATGAAGAGATCGTGATGCGAATTTATATGAACTTGCTGCAAAATGTTCTGAAGCACGGCCATCGTTCCTTGCACCTGTTTCAAGGAGTGAAAGAGGGCAAATGTGTAACGATCCTTTCCAATGAAACGTCATCCTTGCAGGAAGAGGATCTCCCGAATTTGTTTGAACGAAGCTTCACTGCGGACCGGGCGCGGACGGAGCACAACACCGGATTGGGGTTGGCGGTTGTGAAGGGATTGATGCAGCAAATGGGCTATCGCGTACATGCGGAATATAACGTACCCCTATTTACGATTTATTTGGAATGGGATAAATAGAAAAGGAACAATTTGCGCCTGACTAAGAGTCGGCTTGTTTACAGGTAAATATACGAAGACGATACCATCATGGTTGACGTTATCGTCCCCGAAGCCAAGCGCCCGGAACAGATTGAGCACAATATCCAAACCCTGAACGTTCATTTGACGGAAGAAGAGCTGCTGAGGGTTATGGAGTTGTTATGAGATGAAATCGAATGGATAAAAATGACGCATTTCCTTTCAGTATTGAAAGGGAGGGGTGTCGTTTTTTTCTGCTCTTTCGACTCAAGTCCATTTTGGAACAATATACGGAGTTGCTTAACCGTTCTTTTTTCCTGCTACATGTGATATGACAATTTGCACGACATGACACTTGTCTATAAACATCTCTATTACCTTGTCCCCCTGAGCGAGGTAGTCCGGGCTGTATTTTTCCACAAATTTCCTCATAACATGTAGTTTTTTCAGCCCAACAACTACAACGGCTTTACCGAAGACGATTACACTTTCATAATGCGATGTAAAAGATTTAGCCACTACTTCAGATTTGCCGATCACCGTAAAACAAACGCGAGTATTCTCGGCAATATTATTCAGCTTATGTCCTTCCAATGCGCAGTGAAAATAAATGGAATTATCGCTGTATATATAATTTATAGGCGTTCCGTAAGGCTGCCCATCTTTATCGGCAGTTGCTAGCAGCCCCATTTGTGAGCCAGCCAATATTTCAATTGCTTCCTCGTGAGTAAGCTGCTTCTCTTTGCTTATCATGGTTCGCATTCGCTTATACCTTCTCCCTATCTGTTTAAAGTGCCTGATTTTAATACTATTGGATCACTCGGTGTTTATTGTGATTTCTGTTAATTTAACGGCTGCGTTTTTTATCAATGGCGCTATGAAAATAACAATGGGCACTGCTAAACAAAAAGCAATCATCCAGCTCTTAATCCAGTGAGATATAAAATCAGTCAAACCATTATTTACCATTGTCAAGACGAATGACACTACAAACGAGGTAAACCCACCCATCATTAAGCCAAACAATATATTCGTAGACTTTTTAATCAATTACAGACTCTCCCTTCAGCTTGAATTGCTAATCAAATTGATTTCCATTACCATAAAACCATTACAAGTTTTCCGCAAGTAAGCACTATTTTGTAAGATACGAACCGAATGGTAAGAATTGAATATAGACGGGAGAGAGTACAATGCCATGTGGAGATTCATGTCCTATTGAACATACAGTTAATCTAATAGGTCATAAATGGAAGGTGCTTATTCTGAGGAATTTACACAACATGGGAACGCAACGATTTGGCGACCTTAGTAAAGAAATCCGAGGCATAAGTCAGAAGATGCTAACACAACAGCTTCGCCAAATGGAGATTGATGGATTAATTATTCGAAAAGTGTATCCCGAGGTTCCGCCTAAAGTCGAATATTCCCTTACGGAGCTTGGAGAAACGCTAAAACCCGTTTTGGACTCTATGAACCTATGGGGAATAAACCATATGAAGATGAGTACTCCCAAGGATGTAGAGCAATAACAACATATCCAAGGCTCTAGAGAGATAAGTGCTATTGAGCTCCAATTCAAGAAGGCAACAAAACGATGACTGCTATAAAAATGGGTCTGTCAATAGTTTTGTGCAAACTCACTTAAAAAGACTTCATCCCGAGGGGAGAAAAAATGTTTAACGTAAATGCTGAACGACCCGATCCGGAAAGAAAA includes these proteins:
- a CDS encoding ABC transporter permease translates to MTNYLKSELYRLAHKKALYVFLAACVLVPLFMTLLTAATGTERYANTEFVFKSASNMWGLLFFIVPLMVSLIVADDFTDGTLKNTVTYGITRSTVFYGKWIMELLFWAIAWAVTYIVLALGVFLLLPNNGTSSFIGFTSSIAGVLPLTLAALAVSHCLCFLTGKLLTHLVSYAVIIIVLPEMYYMFANGVSALREVVNTVPLFPYAAAHDFAWLKPNGLILCWTIGMAYVLVAFMVSSIRVETKEFK
- a CDS encoding sensor histidine kinase; this translates as MGSVVFAGAAILFAALYLLLRRSVKLAAEQIRHIQFDLRTNRLIHFRSPDKQLEALLVEVNRLLSARQAERILHERKERQIRKQIANITHDLRTPLTSMLGYIELLQEDNISAEEAQEYLTVVENRAKALRSLIGGFYDLSRIEAGDYPVLLHKVNLQVLLKRALFDFYPEITAAGFQVTLDLSEGNCSVIADEEIVMRIYMNLLQNVLKHGHRSLHLFQGVKEGKCVTILSNETSSLQEEDLPNLFERSFTADRARTEHNTGLGLAVVKGLMQQMGYRVHAEYNVPLFTIYLEWDK
- a CDS encoding pyridoxamine 5'-phosphate oxidase family protein, whose product is MRTMISKEKQLTHEEAIEILAGSQMGLLATADKDGQPYGTPINYIYSDNSIYFHCALEGHKLNNIAENTRVCFTVIGKSEVVAKSFTSHYESVIVFGKAVVVVGLKKLHVMRKFVEKYSPDYLAQGDKVIEMFIDKCHVVQIVISHVAGKKNG
- a CDS encoding DUF2798 domain-containing protein, producing MMGGFTSFVVSFVLTMVNNGLTDFISHWIKSWMIAFCLAVPIVIFIAPLIKNAAVKLTEITINTE
- a CDS encoding winged helix-turn-helix transcriptional regulator — its product is MPCGDSCPIEHTVNLIGHKWKVLILRNLHNMGTQRFGDLSKEIRGISQKMLTQQLRQMEIDGLIIRKVYPEVPPKVEYSLTELGETLKPVLDSMNLWGINHMKMSTPKDVEQ